A single window of Paracoccus albus DNA harbors:
- a CDS encoding serine hydrolase domain-containing protein, with amino-acid sequence MLVTAGAALSVPMIAGASYAQTARINDVIRNAARMDQLHALVVTQGGQRLFDEAFRGPSLERPANVKSVSKTLVALLTGIAIERGVIESVDQRVLPLLGRSGFGDARDQMTVADLLTMRAGVASTSGGNYGAWVSSSDWVEYALDQPLQGPPGQRFIYSTGGWHILGAALSRASGQSLHRLAQEWLGNPLDIAIPPWVADPQGRYLGGNDMAVSPLGLARIGQMVLGGGQIGGQRIVSESWIQRSWQARARSPFSGDQYGYGWFLTRFGGQFAAYARGYGGQMLVVQPERQLVVAITSDPNRPARSGGYFGDLRRLVDDITARV; translated from the coding sequence TTGCTTGTAACCGCTGGTGCCGCGCTGAGCGTTCCGATGATTGCCGGCGCAAGCTATGCACAGACCGCCCGCATCAATGACGTTATCCGCAATGCTGCCCGGATGGACCAGCTTCATGCTCTCGTCGTGACGCAGGGCGGCCAGCGACTGTTCGACGAGGCCTTTCGCGGCCCCTCGCTGGAGCGTCCAGCGAATGTAAAATCGGTGTCGAAGACATTGGTCGCCCTGCTGACCGGCATCGCGATAGAGCGCGGCGTGATCGAGAGTGTCGATCAGCGCGTCCTGCCTTTGCTTGGCAGATCGGGCTTCGGCGATGCGCGTGACCAGATGACCGTTGCGGACCTGCTGACGATGCGTGCGGGCGTCGCCAGCACCTCTGGCGGGAACTACGGGGCATGGGTGTCCAGCAGCGATTGGGTTGAATATGCGCTTGATCAGCCGCTGCAAGGACCGCCGGGGCAGCGTTTCATCTATTCCACAGGCGGTTGGCATATACTTGGCGCAGCGTTGTCGCGGGCTTCTGGCCAAAGCCTTCACCGGCTGGCGCAGGAATGGCTGGGCAATCCGCTGGACATAGCGATCCCGCCCTGGGTCGCCGATCCGCAGGGTCGGTATCTTGGCGGCAATGACATGGCGGTCAGCCCACTTGGCCTTGCGCGGATCGGGCAGATGGTGCTGGGCGGCGGGCAGATCGGGGGGCAGCGTATCGTCAGCGAAAGCTGGATTCAGCGTTCCTGGCAAGCCCGAGCACGATCACCGTTTTCGGGCGATCAATATGGCTATGGCTGGTTCCTGACACGCTTTGGCGGGCAATTCGCTGCCTATGCGCGCGGCTATGGCGGACAGATGCTGGTCGTGCAGCCGGAAAGACAGCTTGTCGTGGCAATCACATCCGATCCCAACAGACCGGCCCGCAGCGGCGGATATTTCGGTGACCTGCGCCGCTTGGTAGATGATATCACCGCCCGCGTCTGA
- the cysS gene encoding cysteine--tRNA ligase: MVDKVQIRLTNTRTRSKEDFNPIDDKNIRVYACGPTVYDRAHLGNARPVVVFDVLFRLLQHVYGEDAVTYVRNFTDVDDKINARAAETGRPIRDITEETISWYHEDMKALGALRPTEEPRATDYIPQMVAMIEDLITKGFAYAAEGHVLFEVRKFSEYGKLSGRSLDDMIAGARVEVAPFKRDPMDFVLWKPSTGNQPGWDSPWGYGRPGWHIECSAMSAELLGDVFDIHAGGIDLQFPHHENEIAQSRCAHGSEVMANYWLHNEMLQVEGKKMSKSLGNFFTVRDLLDQGIPGEVIRYVLLMTHYRKPMDWTVEKVREAEKTLRRWHHATADLQPSEPHPDFIAALADDLNIAEAMSVLHRLSTDPSRDRSMLSSLLASARLVGLLTEKGGNWLTTQRIGGGSDVLIEELMSQRWEFRQLKMWADADRIRDQLSSAGVKVSENKDGSYTYEFTSDFDPVKLAAIK, encoded by the coding sequence ATGGTCGACAAGGTTCAGATACGCCTGACCAACACGCGCACTCGGTCGAAGGAAGACTTCAATCCCATCGACGATAAGAACATCCGCGTCTATGCCTGCGGCCCGACCGTCTATGACCGGGCGCATCTGGGCAATGCGCGGCCTGTGGTGGTGTTCGACGTGCTGTTCCGGCTGCTGCAGCATGTCTATGGCGAGGATGCCGTGACCTATGTGCGCAACTTCACCGACGTGGATGACAAGATAAATGCGCGAGCTGCCGAGACGGGCCGACCGATCCGCGACATTACCGAGGAAACCATCAGCTGGTATCACGAGGATATGAAAGCGCTTGGTGCGCTGCGGCCGACGGAAGAGCCGCGCGCGACGGATTATATCCCGCAGATGGTGGCGATGATTGAAGATCTTATTACCAAGGGCTTTGCTTATGCCGCCGAAGGTCATGTGCTCTTCGAGGTTCGCAAGTTCAGCGAATACGGCAAGCTGTCGGGGCGCTCGCTGGACGACATGATCGCGGGCGCACGGGTGGAGGTCGCGCCATTCAAGCGCGATCCTATGGATTTCGTGCTGTGGAAGCCCTCTACCGGGAACCAGCCGGGTTGGGACTCGCCTTGGGGTTACGGGCGTCCGGGCTGGCATATCGAATGCTCGGCCATGTCGGCGGAGTTGCTGGGGGATGTGTTCGACATCCACGCCGGCGGCATCGACCTGCAGTTTCCGCACCATGAGAACGAGATCGCCCAGAGCCGGTGCGCGCACGGGTCCGAGGTGATGGCGAATTATTGGCTGCACAACGAGATGTTGCAGGTCGAGGGGAAGAAGATGTCGAAAAGTCTCGGCAATTTCTTCACCGTGCGGGATCTGTTGGATCAGGGCATTCCGGGCGAGGTCATCCGGTACGTGCTGCTGATGACGCATTACCGCAAGCCGATGGACTGGACGGTGGAGAAGGTGCGGGAGGCCGAAAAGACGCTGCGACGATGGCATCATGCTACGGCAGACTTGCAGCCGTCCGAACCTCATCCAGATTTTATCGCCGCTTTAGCAGATGATCTCAACATTGCTGAGGCTATGAGCGTACTTCATAGGTTGTCCACCGACCCTAGCCGCGACCGATCCATGCTCTCTTCTCTTTTGGCAAGTGCAAGGCTCGTTGGCCTCTTGACTGAGAAAGGAGGGAATTGGCTGACCACTCAGAGAATTGGTGGGGGCTCCGATGTACTAATCGAAGAGTTGATGTCGCAGAGGTGGGAGTTCCGTCAATTGAAGATGTGGGCTGACGCAGACCGTATCAGAGACCAACTTAGCTCAGCCGGTGTGAAGGTATCTGAAAACAAGGACGGTTCGTATACTTATGAATTCACTTCAGACTTTGATCCCGTCAAGCTAGCCGCGATCAAATAA
- the cimA gene encoding citramalate synthase — translation MTDRLYLYDTTLRDGQQTQGVQFSASEKTEIANMLDALGVDYIEGGWPGANPTDSDFFDNPPVTKATLTAFGMTKRAGRSAGNDEVLAAVLNAGTGSVCLVGKTHDFHVSEALGITLDENLENISASLAHIVAQGREALFDAEHFFDGWKANRDYALQCLLAARDAGARWIVLCDTNGGTLPHEIAAIVGEVIEAGIPGDRLGIHTHDDTGNAIAGSLAAIRAGVRQVQGTLNGLGERCGNANLTTLIATLALKDEFAPLVPQISRDALKNLLKTSRRLDEILNRAPSPNAPYVGASAFAHKAGLHASAIVKNPATYEHVAPDSVGNTRIIPMSNQAGQSNLRARLTEAGLNIPEGADLAAILSDVKLREDQGYAYDVAQASFELLARRHLGQLPRFFDVERYRVIVERRRNAKGEQISVSEAVVTVQIQGNRVMSVSESHGETDADDRGPVNALWRALGKDLGDYQASIDDMWLVDFRVRITQGGTEAVTRVTIDSEDGAGNRWSTVGVSPNIVDASFEALHDAIVWKLIHDGAAT, via the coding sequence ATGACTGACCGCCTCTACCTCTACGACACCACCCTTCGTGATGGCCAGCAGACTCAGGGCGTTCAGTTCTCTGCCAGCGAGAAGACCGAGATTGCAAATATGCTCGACGCTTTGGGCGTCGATTATATCGAAGGTGGCTGGCCGGGCGCCAATCCGACCGACAGCGATTTCTTTGATAATCCCCCTGTGACCAAGGCCACGCTGACCGCATTCGGCATGACCAAGCGGGCAGGGCGCTCTGCCGGGAATGACGAGGTGCTGGCGGCGGTGCTGAATGCGGGGACTGGCAGCGTATGCCTCGTGGGCAAGACGCATGATTTTCATGTGTCCGAGGCGCTTGGTATCACGCTGGACGAAAACCTTGAAAATATAAGTGCTTCGCTGGCCCATATCGTCGCGCAGGGGCGCGAGGCACTTTTCGATGCCGAGCATTTCTTTGACGGCTGGAAGGCGAACCGCGATTATGCGCTGCAATGCCTGTTGGCGGCGCGTGATGCGGGGGCACGGTGGATCGTGCTGTGTGACACAAATGGCGGCACGCTGCCGCATGAAATCGCCGCGATCGTGGGGGAGGTCATCGAAGCAGGTATTCCCGGCGATCGGCTGGGCATCCACACCCATGACGATACCGGCAATGCAATCGCAGGCAGTTTGGCTGCGATCCGCGCGGGTGTGCGGCAGGTGCAGGGCACGCTGAACGGTTTGGGGGAGCGTTGCGGCAACGCGAATCTCACCACGCTGATCGCGACCTTGGCACTGAAGGACGAATTCGCGCCTCTGGTCCCGCAGATCAGTCGCGATGCGCTGAAAAACCTGCTCAAGACGTCTCGTCGTCTGGATGAGATTCTCAACCGCGCGCCGTCACCCAATGCCCCTTATGTCGGCGCCTCGGCCTTCGCACATAAGGCCGGGCTTCACGCAAGCGCTATTGTGAAGAATCCGGCGACCTATGAACATGTCGCGCCGGACAGTGTGGGCAATACCCGCATCATCCCGATGTCAAATCAGGCGGGTCAATCGAACCTGCGTGCGCGTTTGACAGAGGCAGGGCTGAACATTCCCGAAGGCGCAGACCTCGCCGCAATCCTGTCAGATGTGAAGCTGCGCGAGGATCAGGGATATGCCTATGACGTGGCTCAGGCGAGCTTTGAACTGCTTGCCCGCCGTCATCTGGGTCAGCTCCCGCGTTTCTTCGACGTGGAACGCTATCGCGTGATCGTCGAACGGCGCCGCAATGCGAAAGGCGAACAAATTTCGGTCTCTGAAGCTGTGGTGACGGTTCAGATCCAGGGCAACCGGGTGATGTCCGTCAGCGAATCCCACGGCGAGACGGATGCCGATGATCGTGGCCCGGTCAACGCTCTGTGGCGCGCGCTTGGTAAGGATCTGGGCGATTATCAGGCAAGCATAGACGATATGTGGCTGGTCGATTTCCGCGTCAGGATTACCCAGGGCGGGACCGAAGCTGTCACTCGCGTGACCATCGACAGCGAGGATGGCGCCGGTAACCGTTGGTCGACGGTGGGCGTTTCACCCAATATCGTCGATGCCAGCTTCGAAGCCCTGCACGATGCCATCGTCTGGAAGCTGATCCACGATGGCGCAGCGACGTGA
- a CDS encoding squalene/phytoene synthase family protein gives MTPEHCAELLREADPDRFASVMAAQPGDRAKLATLYAANLDIARAAVASGEPLISQMRLQWWTDQIAEMAEGRPPARHDIAAPLFESWGAEIKPLAAIVEARHRDVVREPFASVDEVKQYIGECTGGLMRLAGIACGLRGQDDLVAAQALGAGIAAWLGAYPQIRALNLGLSGDSGDALSGLADAGLQALDSARRVRPKPPGRAAPALFAGAGARKVLVSVKGGKPPVVTEFTRKFAYVALAIRGRWQG, from the coding sequence GTGACGCCTGAACATTGCGCCGAACTGCTGCGAGAGGCCGATCCCGACCGCTTCGCATCTGTCATGGCGGCACAGCCGGGGGATCGGGCGAAGCTTGCGACGCTATACGCCGCGAATTTGGACATCGCGCGTGCGGCGGTCGCCTCCGGTGAACCGCTGATCTCGCAGATGCGCCTGCAATGGTGGACCGACCAGATTGCCGAAATGGCGGAGGGGCGGCCACCGGCGCGGCATGATATTGCTGCACCGCTGTTCGAAAGCTGGGGCGCCGAGATTAAGCCCCTTGCCGCAATTGTCGAGGCGCGGCACCGCGATGTTGTGCGTGAGCCGTTTGCGTCGGTGGATGAGGTAAAGCAATATATTGGCGAATGCACCGGCGGACTTATGAGATTGGCAGGCATTGCTTGCGGGCTGCGCGGGCAGGATGATCTGGTTGCCGCGCAAGCGCTAGGTGCGGGGATCGCGGCATGGCTTGGCGCGTATCCGCAGATTCGGGCGCTTAATCTGGGTCTGTCTGGGGATTCGGGCGATGCGCTGTCCGGTCTGGCCGATGCGGGCCTGCAAGCGCTCGATTCGGCGCGGCGCGTAAGGCCGAAACCGCCTGGTCGGGCTGCGCCTGCCCTGTTCGCCGGGGCGGGTGCGCGGAAGGTTTTGGTTTCCGTGAAGGGCGGCAAACCCCCTGTTGTGACAGAGTTTACGCGCAAATTTGCTTATGTCGCCTTGGCGATCAGAGGGCGTTGGCAGGGCTGA
- a CDS encoding ring-cleaving dioxygenase, which yields MDLTGIHHLTAITADAPANNRFYTETLGLRRVKKTVNQDDTSAYHLFFADGVGSPGTDLTFFDWPVARERRGTHSISRTGLRVNESSLDYWAGRLRDHDLTVGDITTLDTRATLDFEDPEGQRFRLTADQPGQAHPWDRSPVPADHQVRGLGPITISVPDLAQTEAVLTQVMNMRRVRDYASPDGEGQVYVFEMGNGGPSAELHVAVQPDLPVARQGAGAVHHVAFRTPDVPAIHEWANRLNEFRIPSSGEVERYYFRSLYFREPGGNLFEIATDGPGFDVDEPLETMGEGLSLPPFLEPRRAQIEANLKPLD from the coding sequence ATGGACCTTACAGGAATTCACCACCTGACGGCGATCACGGCAGATGCGCCGGCCAACAATCGCTTCTACACCGAAACGCTGGGGCTCCGGCGGGTCAAGAAAACCGTCAATCAGGATGATACCTCCGCCTATCACCTGTTCTTCGCCGATGGCGTGGGCAGTCCGGGCACCGATCTGACCTTTTTCGACTGGCCTGTCGCCCGCGAACGGCGCGGCACACATTCGATCAGCCGCACCGGGCTGCGCGTGAACGAGTCCAGCCTGGATTACTGGGCCGGACGCCTGCGCGACCATGACCTGACCGTTGGAGATATCACAACGCTCGACACCCGCGCCACGCTGGATTTCGAGGACCCGGAGGGGCAGCGCTTCAGGCTGACAGCGGACCAACCCGGTCAGGCGCATCCCTGGGACCGCAGTCCGGTGCCCGCCGACCATCAGGTGCGTGGGCTGGGGCCGATCACGATCTCGGTTCCCGATCTTGCCCAGACAGAGGCGGTTCTGACGCAGGTCATGAACATGCGCCGCGTGCGAGACTATGCCAGCCCCGACGGCGAAGGTCAGGTCTATGTCTTTGAGATGGGCAATGGCGGTCCTTCGGCAGAATTGCATGTCGCGGTGCAGCCTGATCTGCCGGTCGCGCGTCAGGGTGCTGGTGCCGTTCACCACGTTGCCTTCAGGACGCCCGATGTTCCGGCCATTCACGAATGGGCCAACCGCCTGAACGAGTTTCGCATACCCTCATCGGGTGAGGTCGAGCGCTACTACTTCCGCTCGCTCTATTTCCGCGAACCGGGCGGCAACCTGTTCGAGATTGCCACCGACGGGCCGGGCTTCGATGTGGATGAACCGCTCGAAACGATGGGCGAGGGCCTGTCCCTTCCCCCGTTCCTGGAGCCGCGCCGTGCACAGATCGAGGCTAACCTGAAACCGCTCGACTAA
- the recJ gene encoding single-stranded-DNA-specific exonuclease RecJ — MTDRAAFLNVENSLTGRRWVGPDQDTTRRAEALAQSADLPLPVARILAERGIEAAEADGYLAPTLREMLPDPLSLRDMANAAERLVAATAAGEKIAIFADYDVDGGSSAALLLDWLRQQGRDATLYIPDRIDEGYGPNAPAVAALAAEHDLIVCVDCGTLSHDALAAGGAADIVVLDHHLAGETLPPALAVVNPNRQDEDGNLGHLCAAGVVFLTLVQAGRVLREQGKPEPPLLPLLDLVALATVADVAPLTGVNRAFVRQGLAIMARRQRPGLVALSDVSRVDTAPSSFHLGFMLGPRVNAGGRVGRADLGARCLSATHPDEARRLAEELDELNRDRRAIEASVREEALSQVEARADQALSWAAGDGWHPGVVGIVAARVKERTGLPSVVIGIENGIGKGSARSVAGVDLGRAVHRLSSEGLIEKGGGHTMAAGLTVAESMIEGAMARLAELIQPELHNRTGTDDLRISGLLEPAAATPELMEMIESAGPFGQAAPAPRYAFSDLLLDSVATMGDGHLRAAFRVPGQKPLEAVAWGAMQSPLGPALLSAKGRRFHIAGKLELSHWGGRTRVRLRLDDAFAL, encoded by the coding sequence ATGACAGACCGCGCTGCTTTTCTGAATGTCGAGAACTCTCTGACGGGCCGTCGATGGGTCGGCCCGGATCAGGACACCACCCGCCGTGCCGAGGCATTGGCGCAATCGGCTGACCTGCCCCTGCCCGTCGCCCGCATCCTTGCAGAGCGTGGCATCGAAGCCGCCGAGGCCGATGGATACCTTGCGCCGACATTACGCGAGATGCTGCCCGACCCGCTGAGCCTGCGCGACATGGCCAACGCAGCCGAGCGTCTGGTTGCGGCCACAGCGGCAGGCGAAAAAATCGCGATCTTCGCGGATTACGATGTCGATGGCGGTTCTTCCGCCGCGTTGCTGCTGGACTGGCTGCGCCAGCAGGGCCGGGACGCGACGCTTTATATCCCGGACCGCATTGACGAAGGCTATGGCCCCAACGCGCCCGCCGTTGCAGCACTTGCTGCCGAGCATGATCTGATCGTCTGCGTGGATTGCGGCACACTGTCCCATGACGCGCTCGCGGCAGGCGGTGCAGCAGATATCGTCGTTCTGGATCACCATCTTGCCGGCGAGACGCTGCCCCCGGCGCTTGCCGTGGTAAATCCCAACCGACAGGATGAGGATGGCAATCTGGGCCATCTCTGCGCGGCGGGTGTCGTGTTCCTCACATTGGTTCAGGCGGGGCGCGTGCTGCGTGAACAGGGCAAGCCCGAACCACCTCTGCTTCCGCTGCTTGACCTCGTCGCCCTGGCGACGGTCGCGGATGTTGCACCGCTGACGGGGGTCAACCGCGCTTTCGTGCGACAGGGCCTCGCGATCATGGCGCGGCGTCAGCGGCCGGGCCTGGTCGCGCTGTCAGATGTCTCGCGCGTCGACACCGCACCAAGCAGTTTTCACCTTGGCTTTATGCTGGGTCCGCGCGTGAATGCAGGTGGCCGCGTCGGCCGGGCCGATCTGGGCGCCCGCTGCCTGTCGGCCACCCATCCCGATGAGGCAAGGCGCCTGGCCGAAGAACTGGACGAACTCAACCGCGACCGCCGCGCGATAGAAGCATCGGTCCGCGAGGAGGCGCTGTCACAAGTTGAAGCCCGAGCCGACCAGGCGCTGAGTTGGGCTGCCGGTGATGGCTGGCACCCCGGCGTCGTCGGTATCGTCGCGGCGCGCGTGAAAGAGCGTACGGGCCTGCCCTCTGTCGTGATCGGGATCGAAAACGGTATCGGCAAAGGCTCCGCCCGGTCTGTTGCCGGGGTCGATCTTGGCCGCGCGGTTCATCGTCTTTCGTCAGAGGGCCTGATCGAGAAAGGCGGAGGGCACACGATGGCCGCGGGCCTGACAGTCGCCGAATCGATGATCGAGGGTGCAATGGCCCGGCTGGCGGAACTGATCCAGCCAGAGCTTCACAACCGGACCGGCACTGATGATCTGCGGATCTCTGGCCTGCTGGAACCGGCAGCGGCCACACCCGAGCTGATGGAAATGATCGAATCGGCGGGACCATTCGGTCAGGCGGCCCCTGCTCCGCGCTATGCGTTTTCCGACCTGCTACTCGACAGCGTGGCGACAATGGGCGACGGCCACCTGCGCGCGGCTTTCCGGGTGCCGGGCCAGAAACCGCTGGAGGCTGTCGCATGGGGTGCAATGCAATCGCCGCTGGGTCCTGCCCTGCTGTCCGCAAAGGGACGACGCTTTCACATCGCAGGCAAACTGGAGCTGTCGCATTGGGGCGGTCGCACCCGTGTCCGCCTGCGCCTGGACGACGCTTTCGCCCTGTAG
- a CDS encoding LysR family transcriptional regulator has protein sequence MRYSLDEIETFLTVMELGTVTAAAARLNLSKSVVSKRVSDFEATVGAALFRRNAGRITPTEAANRLAERLRPALSELIAATESTAWGMDGAAPLRGTLAIAAPMSFGTMYLSPIIARFAADNPELELRVDYDDRTRDLAREGYDIGIRIGDARDGALMARKLCEDRQHVVASPAYLERHGTPDTPSELREHQLMSYAHLTDAALWQFQQNGRRFSPEVRSRLTFNNGEAVRDAAIAGLGIAILPGFITADARRDGRLVQILEGAGTRALPIMAVWPQVTPVPAKLRLFIDHLAGELAGGAPWAWQGGSR, from the coding sequence ATGCGCTACTCACTGGACGAAATCGAAACCTTCCTGACGGTCATGGAGCTTGGCACGGTGACGGCTGCGGCGGCGCGGCTGAACCTGTCGAAATCGGTGGTCAGCAAGCGTGTTTCTGATTTTGAGGCGACAGTCGGCGCGGCGCTGTTTCGCCGCAATGCCGGGCGGATCACGCCGACAGAGGCCGCGAACCGGCTGGCAGAACGCCTGCGCCCGGCATTGTCCGAACTGATTGCAGCGACCGAAAGCACCGCATGGGGCATGGATGGCGCGGCACCGTTACGCGGAACGCTGGCCATTGCCGCACCGATGAGCTTTGGCACCATGTATCTGTCACCCATCATCGCTCGCTTTGCGGCTGATAACCCGGAACTGGAACTGCGTGTCGATTATGATGACCGCACCCGCGATCTGGCGCGAGAGGGCTATGATATCGGCATCCGCATCGGTGATGCTCGGGACGGTGCACTGATGGCCCGCAAGCTGTGTGAGGATCGGCAGCATGTCGTGGCCAGCCCTGCCTATCTGGAACGCCACGGGACGCCGGATACCCCGTCGGAACTGCGCGAGCACCAGCTGATGAGCTATGCGCATCTGACCGATGCAGCGCTTTGGCAGTTTCAGCAGAACGGACGCCGCTTCTCGCCCGAGGTGAGGTCGCGTCTGACCTTCAACAATGGTGAGGCTGTCCGTGATGCGGCCATCGCCGGGTTGGGTATCGCGATCCTGCCGGGGTTCATCACTGCAGATGCGCGACGCGACGGTCGGCTGGTGCAGATTCTGGAAGGTGCCGGGACAAGGGCGCTGCCGATCATGGCCGTCTGGCCGCAGGTGACACCCGTTCCCGCCAAGCTGCGCCTGTTCATCGACCATCTGGCTGGTGAACTGGCAGGCGGTGCGCCCTGGGCCTGGCAAGGTGGATCTCGCTGA
- the glpX gene encoding class II fructose-bisphosphatase, translated as MSETKDFNDRMLSLGLARVSEAAAHASATLIGRGDEKAADQAAVNAMRDQLNKLDINGVVVIGEGERDEAPMLYIGEEVGSGTGPEVDIALDPLEGTTLTAKDMPNALTVIAMAPRGTMLHAPDVYMDKLAIGPGYDKDVVSLDMSPTQRVEALAKAQGVKATDITVCILERPRHEDLIAEVRATGAGIRLITDGDVAGVMHCAEPELTGIDMYMGAGGAPEGVLAASALKCMGGQMWGRLMFRNDDERGRATKAGITDFDRVYSRDEMVTADVIFSATGVTNGSIVRGVKREPKYLETETILMRSKTGSVRRMIYRNPIR; from the coding sequence ATGTCCGAGACCAAGGATTTCAACGACCGAATGCTGTCACTCGGTCTGGCCCGCGTGTCCGAGGCCGCGGCACATGCTTCGGCCACGCTGATCGGGCGCGGCGATGAAAAGGCTGCCGATCAGGCCGCGGTCAATGCCATGCGCGACCAGTTGAACAAGCTGGATATCAACGGTGTCGTCGTCATCGGAGAGGGCGAGAGGGACGAGGCCCCGATGCTGTATATCGGCGAAGAAGTCGGCAGCGGCACGGGTCCGGAAGTGGACATCGCGCTTGACCCTCTGGAAGGCACGACGCTGACGGCCAAGGACATGCCCAACGCGCTGACAGTCATCGCAATGGCCCCGCGCGGCACGATGCTGCATGCGCCCGACGTCTATATGGACAAGCTGGCAATCGGCCCGGGTTACGACAAGGATGTCGTCAGCCTTGATATGAGCCCGACTCAAAGGGTCGAGGCATTGGCAAAGGCGCAGGGCGTTAAGGCGACGGATATCACTGTCTGTATCCTCGAACGTCCGCGCCACGAAGACCTGATCGCCGAGGTTCGCGCGACGGGTGCCGGGATCAGGCTGATCACTGACGGCGATGTGGCAGGCGTTATGCACTGCGCCGAGCCGGAGCTGACCGGCATCGACATGTATATGGGCGCGGGCGGTGCGCCAGAAGGCGTGCTGGCGGCATCGGCGCTGAAATGCATGGGCGGCCAGATGTGGGGACGCCTGATGTTCCGCAATGATGATGAACGAGGCCGCGCGACGAAGGCTGGCATCACCGATTTCGACCGGGTCTATTCGCGCGACGAAATGGTGACGGCGGATGTGATCTTCTCGGCCACCGGGGTGACCAATGGCTCTATCGTGCGCGGCGTCAAGCGAGAGCCGAAATATCTGGAAACGGAAACGATCCTCATGCGATCCAAGACCGGCTCGGTCCGGCGGATGATCTATCGCAACCCGATCCGTTGA
- the gndA gene encoding NADP-dependent phosphogluconate dehydrogenase, protein MNNAAHFGLIGLGTMGAALAMNIAENGYPIAVYNRTASVTDDFIAGAGELAGNLTPTKSLEALVAAITPPRAIILMVPAGPVVDQQIEALAPLLDQGDLIIDAGNANYTDTERRTAESQGKSYDFMGIGVSGGEEGARHGPSIMIGGDAAQWDRVGDMLQAISAKYGDEPCAALMGPGGAGHFVKMVHNGIEYADMQMIAETYALMRDGMGFDTTRIAETFERWNEGPLASYLIEISGKVSRATDPISGGPILDAILDAAGQKGTGRWTAIEAQKLAVAIPVIEAAVVARNLSAQVDARKHGADVFGAMPEKLPEGLLDTETLEAALIAGKVLCYAQGFDMLTRASQEFEWHLPMPVIAKIWREGCIIRSDMLNDMAAALTENPRDNLIFANPFTEYLKKNEAALRKAVIAATNAGIAVPALAAGLSWFDAMRTPRGSANMIQAQRDFFGAHGYQRLDGKDAPHGPWWDTQAG, encoded by the coding sequence ATGAATAATGCAGCACATTTCGGGCTGATCGGGCTTGGAACAATGGGCGCGGCTCTGGCGATGAACATTGCCGAGAATGGCTATCCGATTGCCGTCTACAACAGGACCGCATCTGTCACCGATGATTTCATCGCCGGGGCGGGCGAACTGGCGGGCAACTTGACCCCGACAAAATCGCTTGAAGCGCTTGTTGCGGCGATCACCCCGCCACGGGCGATTATCCTTATGGTGCCAGCCGGTCCGGTCGTCGATCAGCAGATCGAAGCTCTGGCGCCCCTTCTGGACCAAGGCGATCTTATTATCGACGCAGGTAATGCCAACTACACCGATACAGAGCGCCGCACTGCCGAAAGTCAGGGCAAGTCTTATGATTTCATGGGCATCGGGGTGTCGGGCGGCGAAGAAGGCGCACGCCACGGTCCCTCTATCATGATTGGCGGCGACGCTGCGCAATGGGATCGCGTGGGGGACATGCTGCAAGCTATCTCTGCCAAATACGGTGATGAGCCATGCGCCGCGCTGATGGGGCCGGGTGGCGCGGGCCATTTCGTCAAAATGGTGCATAACGGCATCGAATATGCCGATATGCAGATGATTGCAGAGACCTATGCCCTGATGCGCGACGGCATGGGTTTCGATACGACGCGCATCGCCGAAACCTTCGAGAGGTGGAATGAGGGTCCGCTGGCCTCCTACCTGATCGAGATCTCTGGCAAGGTTTCGCGGGCGACCGATCCCATATCGGGCGGTCCGATACTGGACGCCATACTCGATGCCGCGGGACAGAAAGGCACCGGTCGCTGGACCGCGATAGAGGCACAGAAGCTTGCCGTTGCCATCCCCGTCATCGAGGCGGCCGTGGTTGCCAGAAACCTGTCCGCACAGGTTGATGCCCGCAAGCACGGTGCTGATGTATTCGGCGCCATGCCGGAGAAATTGCCAGAGGGCCTGCTGGACACGGAAACGCTGGAAGCCGCGCTGATTGCCGGCAAGGTTCTGTGCTATGCGCAGGGCTTCGATATGCTTACGCGCGCATCGCAGGAGTTTGAGTGGCATCTGCCCATGCCTGTGATCGCGAAAATCTGGCGCGAAGGCTGTATCATCCGCTCGGACATGCTGAACGATATGGCCGCAGCACTGACTGAAAATCCGCGCGACAACCTGATTTTCGCGAATCCCTTCACTGAGTATTTGAAAAAGAACGAGGCCGCGCTTCGCAAGGCGGTAATTGCTGCGACCAATGCCGGGATAGCGGTTCCTGCATTGGCTGCGGGACTGTCATGGTTCGACGCCATGCGCACCCCGCGCGGTTCCGCCAATATGATCCAGGCGCAGCGCGATTTTTTCGGCGCGCATGGTTACCAGCGTCTGGACGGCAAGGACGCGCCACACGGCCCGTGGTGGGATACCCAAGCCGGCTGA